One genomic segment of Sminthopsis crassicaudata isolate SCR6 chromosome 4, ASM4859323v1, whole genome shotgun sequence includes these proteins:
- the DPH2 gene encoding 2-(3-amino-3-carboxypropyl)histidine synthase subunit 2 isoform X2: MEDTFSSPAEATLQREAGVPEPLTPLTELGSTYELERVQAFLLEHEAKRVALQFPDELLGDSVAVARTLEEMTGAKTFVLGDTAYGSCCVDVLGAEQASADALVHFGPACLSPLSGPLPVIHVLGRRPVALELCAEAFRALHPDPVEPVVLLSEPSCAHALDSGRAQAEGPRAVRARARSHYLVERARDARVVGLLAGAPGGAGHREALSHLRKLVQAAGKRAYVLSLGRPSPAKLANFPEVDVFVLLACPWRTLDRPQSGASRGFFRPMLTPYELEAACNPARGLLGFGPYLTHYSDLLPGSPFHVPVPPPESELWDAPDVSLITGELRPPQASASAYIPDGLEASALCQRPQLELAESSPAASFLSSRTWRGLEPQLGQTAPMKAVAGRRGVPIAYEDEPGS; encoded by the exons ATGGAAGACACTTTCAGCAGCCCAGCAGAGGCCACCCTACAGCGAGAGGCGGGGGTCCCGGAGCCACTGACACCCCTCACGGAGCTGGGCAGCACTTATGAGCTGGAGCGGGTGCAGGCCTTCCTTCTGGAGCACGAAGCCAAGCGG GTGGCCCTGCAGTTCCCGGATGAACTCCTAGGAGACAGTGTGGCTGTGGCCCGGACCCTGGAGGAGATGACAGGAGCCAAGACCTTCGTTCTGGGAGACACAGCCTATGGCAG CTGCTGTGTGGACGTCCTGGGGGCCGAGCAGGCCTCCGCCGATGCCCTGGTGCACTTTGGCCCGGCCTGCCTGAGCCCGCTTTCGGGCCCCCTGCCTGTCATCCACGTCCTTGGCCGGCGCCCGGTGGCCCTGGAACTGTGTGCAGAGGCCTTCCGAGCCCTACATCCCGACCCTGTGGAGCCCGTGGTGCTGCTGAGCGAGCCATCCTGTGCCCACGCCCTGG ACTCGGGACGGGCCCAAGCCGAGGGCCCCCGGGCAGTCCGAGCCAGAGCACGGAGCCACTATCTGGTGGAACGGGCACGGGATGCGAGAGTGGTGGGACTGCTGGCAGGTGCTCCAGGGGGGGCAGGGCACCGAGAGGCTCTGTCCCATCTTCGGAAACTGGTGCAGGCTGCTGGCAAGCGGGCCTACGTCCTGTCTTTGGGCCGGCCCAGCCCTGCCAAGTTGGCCAACTTCCCAGAGGTGGACGTCTTCGTGCTCCTGGCCTGCCCCTGGAGGACCCTCGATCGACCACAGAGTGGTGCCAGTAGGGGCTTCTTCCGACCTATGCTCACCCCCTATGAGCTGGAAGCCGCCTGCAACCCGGCTCGGGGCCTGCTGGGGTTTGGGCCCTACCTGACTCATTACTCTGACCTGCTGCCAG GCTCCCCCTTCCACGTGCCAGTCCCACCCCCAGAGTCTGAGCTATGGGATGCTCCAGACGTGTCACTCATCACTGGAGAGCTGCGCCCCCCGCAGGCCTCAGCCTCAGCCTACATTCCTGATGGCCTGGAGGCCTCAGCCCTGTGCCAGCGACCCCAGCTTGAGCTCGCTGAGAGCAGTCCAGCAG CTTCCTTCCTGAGTTCCCGAACTTGGCGAGGTTTGGAACCTCAGCTGGGCCAGACGGCACCGATGAAGGCGGTAGCTGGGAGACGAGGAGTGCCCATTGCCTATGAGGATGAGCCCGGCAGCTGA
- the DPH2 gene encoding 2-(3-amino-3-carboxypropyl)histidine synthase subunit 2 isoform X1 — MEDTFSSPAEATLQREAGVPEPLTPLTELGSTYELERVQAFLLEHEAKRVALQFPDELLGDSVAVARTLEEMTGAKTFVLGDTAYGSCCVDVLGAEQASADALVHFGPACLSPLSGPLPVIHVLGRRPVALELCAEAFRALHPDPVEPVVLLSEPSCAHALESLAALLRAQYEDIVVSHPALPAVAPGWEHPPLERFGRFFPLGPGRQLEDYGAFYVGGSENADSGGIEVTPDLLQLLLGWAPSRRFSSCLPDSGRAQAEGPRAVRARARSHYLVERARDARVVGLLAGAPGGAGHREALSHLRKLVQAAGKRAYVLSLGRPSPAKLANFPEVDVFVLLACPWRTLDRPQSGASRGFFRPMLTPYELEAACNPARGLLGFGPYLTHYSDLLPGSPFHVPVPPPESELWDAPDVSLITGELRPPQASASAYIPDGLEASALCQRPQLELAESSPAASFLSSRTWRGLEPQLGQTAPMKAVAGRRGVPIAYEDEPGS; from the exons ATGGAAGACACTTTCAGCAGCCCAGCAGAGGCCACCCTACAGCGAGAGGCGGGGGTCCCGGAGCCACTGACACCCCTCACGGAGCTGGGCAGCACTTATGAGCTGGAGCGGGTGCAGGCCTTCCTTCTGGAGCACGAAGCCAAGCGG GTGGCCCTGCAGTTCCCGGATGAACTCCTAGGAGACAGTGTGGCTGTGGCCCGGACCCTGGAGGAGATGACAGGAGCCAAGACCTTCGTTCTGGGAGACACAGCCTATGGCAG CTGCTGTGTGGACGTCCTGGGGGCCGAGCAGGCCTCCGCCGATGCCCTGGTGCACTTTGGCCCGGCCTGCCTGAGCCCGCTTTCGGGCCCCCTGCCTGTCATCCACGTCCTTGGCCGGCGCCCGGTGGCCCTGGAACTGTGTGCAGAGGCCTTCCGAGCCCTACATCCCGACCCTGTGGAGCCCGTGGTGCTGCTGAGCGAGCCATCCTGTGCCCACGCCCTGG AATCCTTAGCTGCCCTTCTTCGTGCCCAGTATGAGGACATCGTGGTCTCCCACCCGGCTCTGCCCGCTGTTGCCCCAGGCTGGGAGCACCCACCCTTGGAGCGTTTTGGCCGCTTTTTTCCACTGGGCCCCGGGCGGCAGCTGGAGGACTATGGGGCCTTTTATGTGGGGGGCTCTGAGAATGCAGACAGTGGCGGGATTGAGGTGACCCCAGACTTGCTCCAGCTGCTCCTGGGCTGGGCCCCCAGCCGCCGCTTCTCTTCTTGTTTGCCAGACTCGGGACGGGCCCAAGCCGAGGGCCCCCGGGCAGTCCGAGCCAGAGCACGGAGCCACTATCTGGTGGAACGGGCACGGGATGCGAGAGTGGTGGGACTGCTGGCAGGTGCTCCAGGGGGGGCAGGGCACCGAGAGGCTCTGTCCCATCTTCGGAAACTGGTGCAGGCTGCTGGCAAGCGGGCCTACGTCCTGTCTTTGGGCCGGCCCAGCCCTGCCAAGTTGGCCAACTTCCCAGAGGTGGACGTCTTCGTGCTCCTGGCCTGCCCCTGGAGGACCCTCGATCGACCACAGAGTGGTGCCAGTAGGGGCTTCTTCCGACCTATGCTCACCCCCTATGAGCTGGAAGCCGCCTGCAACCCGGCTCGGGGCCTGCTGGGGTTTGGGCCCTACCTGACTCATTACTCTGACCTGCTGCCAG GCTCCCCCTTCCACGTGCCAGTCCCACCCCCAGAGTCTGAGCTATGGGATGCTCCAGACGTGTCACTCATCACTGGAGAGCTGCGCCCCCCGCAGGCCTCAGCCTCAGCCTACATTCCTGATGGCCTGGAGGCCTCAGCCCTGTGCCAGCGACCCCAGCTTGAGCTCGCTGAGAGCAGTCCAGCAG CTTCCTTCCTGAGTTCCCGAACTTGGCGAGGTTTGGAACCTCAGCTGGGCCAGACGGCACCGATGAAGGCGGTAGCTGGGAGACGAGGAGTGCCCATTGCCTATGAGGATGAGCCCGGCAGCTGA